In the genome of uncultured Celeribacter sp., the window AGGTCGAGGTGATGGTGTCCGCATCCTGCGCCCAAGCGCCTTCGCCCACCCCCCCCGACAAAAGGCCAAGCGTTGCCATGACAGGAAAGACGCGGGCGAAGGGGCGTTGGATCATAGTCGGGTCTCCGGGAAAATTATGGGATGTCTTGCGATTGACGGTAATGTGCCAAAGCGCCGGGATGCAAGTTACATGCGCTCGAATTTGCGTGATCGGGTGCGCCGCCCCCAAGCTCTGCCCAAAACAAAACCCCCACCGGTGCGGCCAGTAGGGGTTTTATGTGGAGAGTCTTTGTGGGGTCTCTCGTTTTCCGCGTACGGGCGGATGAAACGGACTTAGCCGGAAATCGACTGAAGATAGGCCACGATATTGGCGCGGTCTTCGATCTTTTTCAGACCGGCAAAGGACATCTTGTTGCCCGGAATCTCGTCTTTCGGGCTTTCCAGATAGGCGTTCAGCAGTTCCGGGGTCCAGGCACCGCCATGCGAGGCCATCGCGTCGGAGTAGGAAAAGTCGCCAACGGACGCCAGCTCACGCCCGAACACGCCATCGAGGTGCGGCCCCGTGCCGTTCGAGCCGTCAACCTTGTGACAGGCTTTGCATTTGCCAAAGACTTTCTCGCCCTTGGCCGGATCGGCAGAGGCCAGAAGTTCGTCAAAGCTCACTTCGACCACTTCTTCTTCCACGGCGTCGTCTTCGCCCGTGGCGATCACATAGGCTTGGACATGCTCACCGTCGTGTCCGGTGGCATCCATGGCATAGATGGAAGTTGCGGCCCAATTGCCGAGCAGGAAGATCAAGAATGTGCCGCATACGCCGCCCACGATCTTGGTAAGGGTCATAGTGTTGAACATATTGCGTTCCGTTCCTATAGGTTCGTCGGGCGATATCTACCCGCTTCCCATGATTCATTTCAAGGTATAAGACCGAAACCCGCACAAGTTAGCGCAGATCAAACGCAGGAAAAGGGGTAAATATGGCCGTTCGCATCGCATT includes:
- a CDS encoding cytochrome c family protein, whose product is MTLTKIVGGVCGTFLIFLLGNWAATSIYAMDATGHDGEHVQAYVIATGEDDAVEEEVVEVSFDELLASADPAKGEKVFGKCKACHKVDGSNGTGPHLDGVFGRELASVGDFSYSDAMASHGGAWTPELLNAYLESPKDEIPGNKMSFAGLKKIEDRANIVAYLQSISG